Genomic window (Desulfovibrio legallii):
CTGCCTTGCGTCAACCTGAGCGTGGAGGGCGCGGCCCTGGGCGTCATGGGCCGGGTCAGGCCCGCCATGGCGGCGGAATACCACGCCCGCAAAGACGTCTGGCTGGCCGAGATCGACCTGGAGGAACTGCGCCGCCTGCACGATGCGGTGCGTCTGCGCTTTACGGCCTTGCCCGTGTTTCCCCCCGTGCGGCGGGACATCACGGTGGCCGCGGGCCCCGGCCTTGCGGTGGCCGCCGTGCTTGAGCATATTCGGGGCCTCAGGCTGCCCCTGCTGGAGGACGTGGCCCTGGTGGACCTTTTTGAACCGCCCGCAGCCGCCGGGGCGGAACCTGTGCGCAACCTTACCTTCCGCCTGACGTTCCGCCATGCGCAACGCACCCTTAAGGATTCTGAAGTAGACAAAGAGCGGGCAAACGTGGCAGAATCGCTGGAGCGCGCGCTGGGCGTGCGCGTTTAATCCTGCAGTCGCATCCCGCCTTCGCGCGTTCCTGACTCCGCGCGGACGGCTGGGGTGCGGCGTTGCCGGCGTCCGGGGGAGCAGATGGAGGCAAAGACGACCGGAAAGACCTACCGCATCGGCGAAGCGGCGGAATTGCTCCACCTCAAAACCCATGTGCTGCGCTTCTGGGAAACGGAATTCCCCCAGCTGGACCCCATCCGCACGGACAAGGGCCAGCGCCTGTATACCGAGGAGCACCTGGCCCTGCTGCGGCGCATCCAGCAATTGCTGCACGAGCAGGGCATGACCATTGAGGGCGCGCGGCGCGTGCTGCAAGGCAGCGCCGTGGTGGACGAAACCCTGCCCCAGCGTCTGGCCGCTGTGCCGGACCCGGAATTTATGCGCGGGCTCAAGCGCCAGCTGTTGTCCCTGCGCCGCCTGCTCAGCGGGCAATAACCCCCCCCGCGGGCGCGGCTGTTGCGCGCTGCGCGCAAGGCGGAGAACCAAGGAATGATCCTTTCACCTTCCCTGTTGTCCGCGGATTTCGCCCGCCTGGCCGAGGAGCTGGCCGCGCTGGAAGCCGCGGGCGTAGCTTGGCTGCACCTGGACGTCATGGACGGGGCCTTTGTGCCCAACATCACCTTCGGTCCCCCGCTCATCAAAGCCCTGAGGCCCCTGAGCGGGCTTTTTTTTGACGTCCATCTTATGGTGGAAGACCCCGCCCGCCACCTGGCCGCCTTTGCCGCCGCCGGGGCGGATATGCTGGTCGTCCACGCCGAGGCCGACCGCCATCCCCAGCGTACCCTCTGCGCCATACGCGAGCTGGGCTGCAAGGCGGGCGTGGCCCTAAACCCCGGCACGGACGTGAGCGCCGTGCGCTGGCTGGCCGCGGATATGGACATGCTGCTTGTCATGAGCGTGAACCCCGGCTTTTCCGGCCAGGCCTTCATCCCGGCGAGCTTCGCCAAGCTCCGCGCGGCCCGCAGGCTGCTGGACGAAAACGGCGGCGAAAACGTCCTCATCCAGGTGGACGGCGGGGTCTGCCCCGAAAACGCCGCCGCCCTGCAGGACGCCGGGGCCGACGTACTGGTTTCCGGCTCGGCCTTTTTCGGCCATAAACCCTACAAAACGCGCCTGGCGGCCTTTGCCGCCGCCTGCGCCGGACGCGAACCCCGCCCCGCCCTTAAGGCCGCGACGGGCTGGAAGTAAAGGAAGAGTTGCATGCCTACCCGCAGACAGTGCGCCAACGCCCTCCGCATTCTGGCCGTGGACGCCATAGAAAAGGCCCGTTCCGGGCATCCCGGCGCGCCGCTGGGCATGGCCGACATGGCCGAAGCCCTCTGGCGGCATGTGCTCCGGCACAATCCCGCCAATCCTCGCTGGCACGACCGGGACCGCTTTGTGCTCTCCAACGGGCACGCCTCCATGCTGCTCTACGGCTTGCTGCACCTTTCCGGCTATGACCTGCCGCTGGAGGAAATTGAAAACTTCCGCCAGTGGGGCTCCAAGGCGGCGGGGCATCCGGAATACGATCCGGATATGGGCGTGGAGATGACCACCGGCCCGCTGGGTCAGGGGCTGGCCTCGGCCGTGGGCATGGCCCTGGCCGAACGCCTGCTGGCCGCGCGCTACAACACGCCGGAGCACACGGTGGTGGACCACCGTACCTACGTCTTTGCCGGCGACGGCTGCCTCATGGAGGGCGTGTCCTATGAGGCCTGCTCCCTGGCGGGCACCTGGGGCCTGGGGCGGCTCATTGTGCTGTACGACGCCAACGGCATTTCCATTGACGGCAAGGTGGAGGGCTGGTTCACGGAGGACGTGGCCGGGCGTTTCACGGCCTGCGGCTGGCAGGTGCTGGGCCCGGTGGACGGGCACGACGCCGCCGCGCTGGACGCGGCCCTGGCCGCTGCCCAGGCGGAAGAAGGCAAACCCAGCCTGATCATCTGCCATACGCACATCGGCTTCGGTTCGCCCAAGGCGGATTCCGCCTCCTGCCACGGCTCACCCCTGGGGCCAGAAGGCGTGGCCGCCACGCGCACGGCCCTGGGCTGGACAGAACCGCCCTTTGTCATCCCAGAGGACATCCGCGCCGCCTGGGACGCGCACGCGCGCGGTCGCGCTCTTGAGGCTGCCTGGCAGCGCGCCTTTGACGCCTACCGCGCGGCCCACCCCGACCTGGCCGCCGAATTTGAACGCCGCATGCGCGGGGAACTGCCCGACGACTGGGCCGCCACGGCCCGCCAGATCGTGGAGGACGCCCTGAACGCGCGGGAAGACCTGGCCACCCGCGTGGCCTCGCGCAAGACGCTGGAAACGCTGACAACGCGCCTGCCGGAGCTGCTGGGCGGCTCCGCCGATCTCACGGGCTCCGTGGGCACGCTCACGGCCGCGTCCGTGCGGCTGGACCCCAGAACGCATACGGGCAACTACATTTCCTACGGCGTGCGGGAATTTGGCATGAGCGCCGTCATGAACGGCCTGGCCCTGCACGGCGGCTTCATTCCCTATGCGGGCACGTTCCTTTCGTTTGCGGATCAGGCCAAGAACGCCCTGCGCCTGGCGGCGCTCATGGGCGTGCGGGCCGTGTGGGTGTTTACCCACGATTCCATCGGCGTGGGAGAGGACGGCCCCACCCACCAGCCCGTGGAGCAGCTCAACATGCTGCGCGCCACTCCGGGCCTGCGCGTCTGGCGGCCTTGCGATACGGTGGAAACCGCCGCGGCCTGGCGCTGCGCCCTGGAAAGTACCTGCCCCAGCGTGCTTTCTCTCTCGCGCCAGACCCTGCCCTTCTGCCCGCGGGATGCGGCGCAGACGGCGGCCATCGCCCGCGGCGGTTATGTGCTGCAGGATTGCGCGGGCACGCCGGAGCTTATTTTGCTGGCCACGGGCTCGGAAGTGGGCCTGGCCCTGGCGGCGGCGGAACAGCTTGGCGCGGAAGGCCGCCGGGTGCGCGTGGTTTCCATGCCCTGTACGGAGCTTTTTGACGTCCAGGACGCCGCCTATAGGGAAAGCGTGCTGCCCCGCGCGGTGCGCGCCCGCATTGCCATAGAAGCGGCAGCCGTGGATTGGTGGCGCAAGTATGTGGGCCTGGACGGCGCGGTGCTGGGCATGGAGCGCTTCGGCGCGTCCGCGCCGGGCAAGGTGGTTTTTGAGCGCTTGGGCTTCACTGTACCGCATGTGCTGGAGCTGGCGCAAGCGTTGCTGGCCTAGGGCGTTGCAGCTTTGAAATGCCCTGACGGCTGCGTGAGCAGACGCCCGCTGTGGGGGGCGTAAGCGCAAGTTATTTGCGCTGGTAAGCGCCTAAACGCGCGTGCCGTAAACTTTGAGAAAATGCCTGTTCTCAAAGGTACTCTGCTCCAGGGCGGCTTCCGGCAGGAAGTGCCCGGCGGCCGCATAGCCCATAATCTTTAACAGTACGGACAGGGAGGGCGCAGATGCCGATCAGGAAAATGCAGGACGTGGACCTGGCGGGCAAAACCGTGGTCATTCGCGAGGATCTCAATGTGCCCATGAAGGACGGGGCCGTGAGCAACGATAAGCGCATCCGCGCGGCCCTGCCCACCATCAATCTGGCCCTGGAACAGGGCGCGGGCGTTATTGTGCTTTCGCACCTGGGCCGGCCCACGGAAGGGCAGTTTGAGGAGCAGTTTTCCCTCAAGCCCGTGGCGGCGCGCCTGGGCGAGCTGCTGGGGCGGCCCGTGACCCTGGCCCCCACCTTTGCGGAAGCCAAGGCCGCGCCGGGCGCGGTGACCCTGCTGGAGAACGTGCGTTTTCTTAAGGGCGAGAAAAAGAACGACCCGGACCTGGCCGCCCGCCTGGCGGGCCTGGGCGAGGTCTACGTCATGGACGCCTTTGGCGCGGCCCACCGGGCCCACGCCTCCACTGAAGGCGCTGTGCGCGCGGCCAAAAAGGCCTGCGCCGGGCCCTTGCTGCAGGCGGAGCTGGAAGCCTTCGGCAAGGTGCTGGATAACCCCGCCCGCCCTCTGGTGGCCATTATTGGCGGATCCAAGGTTTCCTCCAAGCTGGGCCTGCTGGAAAATCTGCTCAATACGGTGGACGTGCTCATGGTGGGCGGCGGCATTGCCAATACCTTCCTGGCCGCAGCCGGGTACATGGTGGGCAAAAGCCTGTGCGAGGAAGACCTGGTGCCTGAGGCCAAAAAAATCATGGAGCAGGCCAAGACCCTGAACAAAGAGTTCCCCCTGCCTGTGGACGTGGTTACGGCCGAGGATCTGGCCCCAGGCCAGCGGGCCAGCGCCCATGCCGTGGGCGACGTGCCCCCGGACCAGATGATTCTGGATATCGGGCCGGAAACCGTGGCCGCGTATGAAAAGCTGCTCGCCAAGGCCGCCACCGTGGTCTGGAACGGCCCCGTGGGGGCCTTTGAGACTGATCCCTTCGGGCAGGGCACCAAGGCGCTGGCCAATTTCCTGGCTGGCGGCAAGGCCTTTGTGGTGGTGGGCGGCGGCGACTCTGTGGCGGCTGTGGAAAAATACGGCCTGGCCGACAAGATGGGCTATATTTCCACCGGCGGCGGCGCGTCCCTGGAGCTTCTGGAAGGCAAAATCCTACCCGCCGTGGCCGCGCTGGAAGCCGTGTCCTAGCGCAGAGTAACTTTGAGAACAGGCATTCCTCAAAGTTTACGGCACGCGCGTTTCGGCGTTTAACAGACCAAATACATTGCGCTTACGCCTGCACGGCGGGCGTCTGCTTGCGCAAACCGCCACGGCATTGCAACGTTGCAATGCCGTGGCGGTTTGCTGCCGTGGCGGGCACTACAGCCCTACGCGGAGCAGCGTGCCTCTGAGAATCTGCATTTTTCAAAGCTGCGCTGCCATCCGCGCCAGTGTGGCGTAGGCAAAATTCATTTTCGCCGACCACGCCGAGTGCAGCGTTTTTAAAGGTAATCTGCTCTAGTCCCAGTGCCGCTTGTCCTCAATGGGACGGATCTGCGGGGGCAGGCTGCCGGGCGCCAGCACGCGCAGATCAGGACGCAGCTTGATCTTCTCGCGGAACTGGTGCAGGAGCTCTTCCTCGCGCTTGAAGCCGCTGGTTTCCACATAGAGGGTCATTTCGTCAATGCCGCCGGGGTTGGTGACCTCAATCTGCCAGCGTTTGATTTCCTCAAACCGGCTCATGACCTGCTCCACCTGGTGCGGATAAACAAACATGCCCATGATGCGGGCGGTGGTGTCCACCCGGCCCACAATGCTGCCCAGGCGCGGGCTGGTGCGGCCGCAGGCGCA
Coding sequences:
- the tkt gene encoding transketolase, giving the protein MPTRRQCANALRILAVDAIEKARSGHPGAPLGMADMAEALWRHVLRHNPANPRWHDRDRFVLSNGHASMLLYGLLHLSGYDLPLEEIENFRQWGSKAAGHPEYDPDMGVEMTTGPLGQGLASAVGMALAERLLAARYNTPEHTVVDHRTYVFAGDGCLMEGVSYEACSLAGTWGLGRLIVLYDANGISIDGKVEGWFTEDVAGRFTACGWQVLGPVDGHDAAALDAALAAAQAEEGKPSLIICHTHIGFGSPKADSASCHGSPLGPEGVAATRTALGWTEPPFVIPEDIRAAWDAHARGRALEAAWQRAFDAYRAAHPDLAAEFERRMRGELPDDWAATARQIVEDALNAREDLATRVASRKTLETLTTRLPELLGGSADLTGSVGTLTAASVRLDPRTHTGNYISYGVREFGMSAVMNGLALHGGFIPYAGTFLSFADQAKNALRLAALMGVRAVWVFTHDSIGVGEDGPTHQPVEQLNMLRATPGLRVWRPCDTVETAAAWRCALESTCPSVLSLSRQTLPFCPRDAAQTAAIARGGYVLQDCAGTPELILLATGSEVGLALAAAEQLGAEGRRVRVVSMPCTELFDVQDAAYRESVLPRAVRARIAIEAAAVDWWRKYVGLDGAVLGMERFGASAPGKVVFERLGFTVPHVLELAQALLA
- a CDS encoding MerR family transcriptional regulator yields the protein MEAKTTGKTYRIGEAAELLHLKTHVLRFWETEFPQLDPIRTDKGQRLYTEEHLALLRRIQQLLHEQGMTIEGARRVLQGSAVVDETLPQRLAAVPDPEFMRGLKRQLLSLRRLLSGQ
- a CDS encoding phosphoglycerate kinase codes for the protein MPIRKMQDVDLAGKTVVIREDLNVPMKDGAVSNDKRIRAALPTINLALEQGAGVIVLSHLGRPTEGQFEEQFSLKPVAARLGELLGRPVTLAPTFAEAKAAPGAVTLLENVRFLKGEKKNDPDLAARLAGLGEVYVMDAFGAAHRAHASTEGAVRAAKKACAGPLLQAELEAFGKVLDNPARPLVAIIGGSKVSSKLGLLENLLNTVDVLMVGGGIANTFLAAAGYMVGKSLCEEDLVPEAKKIMEQAKTLNKEFPLPVDVVTAEDLAPGQRASAHAVGDVPPDQMILDIGPETVAAYEKLLAKAATVVWNGPVGAFETDPFGQGTKALANFLAGGKAFVVVGGGDSVAAVEKYGLADKMGYISTGGGASLELLEGKILPAVAALEAVS
- the rpe gene encoding ribulose-phosphate 3-epimerase yields the protein MILSPSLLSADFARLAEELAALEAAGVAWLHLDVMDGAFVPNITFGPPLIKALRPLSGLFFDVHLMVEDPARHLAAFAAAGADMLVVHAEADRHPQRTLCAIRELGCKAGVALNPGTDVSAVRWLAADMDMLLVMSVNPGFSGQAFIPASFAKLRAARRLLDENGGENVLIQVDGGVCPENAAALQDAGADVLVSGSAFFGHKPYKTRLAAFAAACAGREPRPALKAATGWK